One genomic region from Pongo abelii isolate AG06213 chromosome 4, NHGRI_mPonAbe1-v2.0_pri, whole genome shotgun sequence encodes:
- the LOC103890671 gene encoding uncharacterized protein LOC103890671, with the protein MHNEPQLQPSKKAQGQIDTVPWNILMQILETIPGFSISSRNIRGTYMKEDPIRLVLGIFSFLKREREREKKKITTIIFTSSSVEVLLHLIQTCSHGDPHRTFKVNPIAARRCLGVRVCSSVCDCEQSEQRAGDDVCVCARARGARARRGRGAAHSRAPRPLRRGGGGGRRRRKRRRRRRRRRKWLSAAGRIKSNQTRPENCVQEGSDRRRMGKGEQLTAFETSRHHFKIKT; encoded by the coding sequence ATGCACAACGAGCCTCAACTTCAGCCTTCAAAAAAGGCACAGGGACAGATAGACACAGTGCCGTGGAATATATTGATGCAGATTTTAGAGACAATACCCGGGTTTTCTATTTCCTCGAGAAATATCAGGGGTACTTACATGAAGGAAGACCCGATCAGATTAGTCCTTGggatattttcctttcttaagagagagagagagagagagaaaaaaaaaataacaacaataatctTTACTTCGTCCAGCGTTGAAGTGCTTCTCCACCTGATTCAAACATGCAGCCACGGCGACCCACACAGAACCTTCAAAGTCAATCCAATAGCAGCCCGAAGATGTCTGGGTGTACGCGTGTGCTCAAGTGTCTGTGACTGCGAGCAGAGCGAGCAGAGAGCTGGAGAcgatgtgtgcgtgtgtgcgcgcgCGAGGGGAGCGCGCGCGAGGAGGGGGCGCGGGGCCGCGCATTCGCGCGCGCCGAGGCCGCTccgaagaggaggaggaggaggaagaaggaggaggaagagaaggaggaggaggaggaggaggagaaagtggCTCTCAGCGGCCGGTCGGATTAAAAGTAACCAGACTCGTCCAGAAAACTGCGTCCAGGAAGGAAGTGACAGAAGACGAATGGGAAAAGGAGAACAGCTCACAGCGTTTGAAACATCGC